Below is a window of Lagenorhynchus albirostris chromosome 11, mLagAlb1.1, whole genome shotgun sequence DNA.
CCACCATCTTTCAACATGTCCAAGCCAAATAAGTACATCTTAGAGATAGATGTCCCCACCGGCTAAGAAGATTCTACTCTACGTAGTACTACGTGAAATAACCATAGGGCTTATGTCCTAAATAATGATTCAgtatattgtgtgtatgtgtagatgCTAGCTGTAGAGATTTTGATAAAATctgccccaccctccagccccattTGAGAGTCACTGCACCCTCTCACTAAAACTCCCATCACCACCCTAGATGATGCTTCTATAAGAATTACAGATAAATACCTTCTGATTTCTGCAGAAGAAACTTGACTTACTTATGGTAGAGTTAGTTTAGGGTTGGTGAGAGACCAAGGCTTGAGTGAAGGGAGTGGTGAAATTTGAAGAAGTAACTTGTTATCTAATTATTAAGTGCATACATAATGGTTAGtactggtgatggtggtggtactaactcctgtgtgtatgtgtgtgtgtgtgtgtgtgtgtgtggtgagtgtGGAGTCTGAGAATGGGGTGTGTGAATGCAGATGTGCATTCACACATTCATGTTTGTGTACACGAATGAGAATGTTtatataaagacaaagaaaacacaatccTTGCGTTCAAAGAGTTCTAATTAAGTGGTAGAAACATGAACATATCCATCAGGTCCCTCCTAGGTAACAGTGTTAATACAAACTGTGCAATATCTTCTCCACCTCTGTCCCATCACAAGTCAAAGCCACTTATAGCACAGACGTCCCTCCAGAGTCCAGTGTGTCATGTGGTCAGGTGGGGATTCCTTGGTACAGGAGACACTGGaccagtaaatattttttccttcatccaTCCTCCTCCATTACAACAGTTTCACTAATAAATTCCCCAACATCTACAGCTTCTCTTCTGAGTGAAAACACAGTTAGAAACCATTTTAAATTGTCTTTACAACTATTATTCAAACTTGGAAATTGAAGTAGGTGATCTctagacattttcattttttcttaaacatgTTCTGCACACATACATAGTTTTTATACCTctaagaacaaataatttaaatgtcctttctttttcctgataGTTGTTAAGTAATGGATATCAAATATTAGTAGCTGAGTGGGTGACCAATAACCACAGTACATTCTGCTACTACTCTGAGAAGCATTACCAGGGAAGTAGAAAATTTATGAGAACAATTACAGAAGTGACAATGGTTAAACAAGTATCTTACACAAAACTCAGCTAACTGAATCTTTGTGCTCGATAGATTACTCAAATAATTTCCATATGGAGGACACTTTATTgtttagaatatctttttttcacATACATAGATCATTTGACCttcaaaaaatataacaaaagtttAAGGAAACTACAGATTGGACAGAGTAAATAGGTTACCCAAATCCAGAGGGtagggtgtctgtgtgtgtgtgtgtgtgtgtgtgtgtgtgtgtgtgcgtgtttatgCAGGCAGATCTAATCCTTAAATTTTGAACTTTTCACTTCTGAGCTCATGATCTTTTCCATTAATTATACCACAAAGCTTTCCTGATATGCAAAGCTGCTTTTAACATtaggaaaagaagtgaaaagaaactTGTACAGAATTCTCCAGTCAATTGTCCAATATGTTTATGGACTTAAGAGCTGCTCAAattatgaaacttaaaatataaacacaGTGACTTTTCATTTGTGTGGTAAACCTAAATGAACCATTATGAGCGCCACTAAAAGCACTACttaagaaatatgtattaaaattaagagtaatcaagagagagaaaaactaataATATAAATGGTGagtataagaaaaatatcaatattttaaaagttcatccTTTATTATAAAGGTTTAAGTACACATAATTCAAGACAaaagatataaatatgtatgGATGTATATAGGGTTTATATGTTTGTAAACATATGCTTtatgaatttttatgtttatatttttatatagaaacaaaactgagcaTTATTTGATGCTAAATCCATTGGGTGAAAGTTTGCAGGAGGACAGGATTTGCACAGTCTCAATTTATCACCCTAAATACGATTACAAAAAGATAGCTTTACAGTGAATAAATCTGGTCGATACTACCTTACTGAACTGATCACCACTAATGGGACAAACTGACATCAAACGTGCTGTAATCTGAAGAACACAACgttaacaaaaatgtttaatttgaatctaagaatgagaaaataatatacaaaacCAAATCAGATTAAGGATCATTCTAGAAAACCACCAGCCTAAACTTCTCAAAAAATGCCAgtcataaaagataaaaaaaaaatgaaagaactcaTCCATTTTATTGAAAACTAAATAGAAATGATAACAAAAGGCAGTGTGACATCCTTGTTTGATTCCTGGATCAAAAATAAAGCAGTTATAAAAGACATTATTGGAAAAACTGGGGAATTTAAATATGATCTGTGTATGTTAATAAATATTGTATTAGAGTTAAATTTCTTTGGTGTGAGAATGGTATGGTTATTTGGAGACTGCTTTGTACACAGGAGATAAATGTTGAAGTATTTAGGAATGAAATATCTTAAATGCATGATATAGTATCTGCAGCTTACTTTCAAATTGTTCAGAAAAAACACTGAGTGATAAGAGCTAAAGCAAATATGCGGAAATGTTAACAACTGGTAAATCTAGGTGAAAGACATATAGAAGTTCATTGTACTACTTTTCTGTAggattgaaacttttttttttgcggtacgtgggcctctcactgttgtggcctctcctgttgcggagcacgggctccggacgcgcaggctcagcggccatggctcaagggcctagccactctgagccatgtgggatcttcccggaccggggcacgaacccgtgtcccctgcatcggcaggcggactctcaatcactgcgccaccagggaagccctgaaacttctgaaaatatgttgggaaaaataaaaccaaatgaaatcgttctttaaattctttatttcataTGCCGATTTCAGCAATACTGAAATACAAGTTTAACATACATGTACTTACTCTTTCTAAAGATTTAGAATATGAAATGTTGAATAATGTTACAAATtacaatcaaaatttaaaacaaagtacttaagaataagacaaaagagctaaaaattatgttaaatttctagtgcaaatattaaaaaagaataaaggatatTGGTGACATTAATATTCAGACTAGGTTTTCCCTATCTTAatttctctgctcccttcccacttaaaatcttaaaaagtaTTTGTTACAAATTGGAAGTACAGAATTGTTAGAAAATCACTGGATGATGAGTTGTATGATTCTCTTTACAGGTACAACCTACTTCTCAGCAATCTGTAAGCCATTGACAGTGTAACTCCATATCCAAGGAAAAAAGCCAAAGCGCGATTTGGCTGGGGAAGGGGTATCAAATATGCAATTGTGTGGTAGATTCGTGCTCCAACAAAGAGCCTGAAGTGCAGGATGGCAGTAGAGAGATCTGGACCACTCAAGGAATACAGAAGGCCAATACCAAGAAATGGCACAATATTTTCGAGGTCATTCAAGTGGGCTCTGTGGAAAAAGATGACTTGTAAAACACAAATTTCAAAATCAGcagaaatatattcattttttcctctcttctgaaACTAAATAGAAGTGTTAATGGATCTTAAACATGCAAAGtaagattcattttatttctctcaaattCCCTTGCTTCCTTACCCACTTGACTCTTATTTAGAATGTCTCgttatcttgtttcttttatttgtagTGTATCTCAACATACAACAGAGAAGGTTTTTTGCACTTTCAAGACTATCAAAACTGCATCTGTATAATAAAACTCACTccatttttatacatataaaatattttttcttctaaggtCCATACAACAGCAATTCAAGATTCTTCTTATAAAAACTCCTCTTCCGAAAAGAACAAAATCGTTTTGGTTATGATCTTTCTTAAGACTCCTCCCTCACTTGTGCTAGTCTGCAAAATGGCTCCTGAGACCACCCTTGCCCATTCACCCAATCCACTAGGTTGCCAAGAATCAATTTACCAATTTAATATCAAGAAATTCATGCTCTCCACATCCATATAACAGAATACATAACTAGTCTTTCAAACATGGGAAAAAATTTAGCCAACCTATCCTCAAATTGCAAAAGGAATTAGTTAGTAGTGATGGAGCAAAGTGCAAAGTatacacaaaattgatagacaataaagagaaagacatattTCCTTGATTGGGATTTCATACCACAgctataagaaaacagaaagcatGGTTTAGACACAAGTTTTCCTCCAATTCATGGCACCTTGAATACAAGGCACATGTATTATTgacttgacatttttttaaactgcttaaTCTTCAAAAATCTGGTACTCCTGTTCAAGTCTCCAGAGTTAAAAATAGCTTAAGAATCTAGACTAGAAATTGAGATTTTGATAGCGCTTATCAGCTATCgatacatatttcaaaatgaaaaatattggttTTATGTCACTCTCTTTTCTTTTAGCAAAAAACGTAACTATTACATATTGCCTGCTCAATGATCACcattctcctcccctcctttcctttctcctgtttcCGGTAGATTATCCTTTCTCATCACCTTTTTGACAAAGATGATGACAACATAAAGGTATGAAGAATGCGACAGTAACCTAGGTAAGTAACAGTCTtgaaagatttaaataaacaaCTGTCTGTTCCTGAATAAAAGCCAAGACAGAAAGGCATGGGAGTTCTTATCCCTTCTCTTTCATGGAACAACCCAAGGGTTACTGAGAGTGAGGTGGGCAAGAAAGGACAGGAATACTATTTCCTACTAAAGAAGAGCCCGCTTCACCAATTACACCAAGGGTATTTGTTTGGGTCCTTTGAACTCTCCTGCTGGACCACAGATACATCTTCATCTCCCATCTTGGCCATGttacttttctccttcacaaCATTCTAAAAGGACAGACGTTTTAAAGTTGGGAAAGAACCTATAATGGT
It encodes the following:
- the MGST1 gene encoding microsomal glutathione S-transferase 1 isoform X1 encodes the protein MVDLTHLMENEVFMAFASYTTIVLSKMMFMSTATAFYRLTRKVFANPEDCASFGKGEIAKKYLRTDDRVERVRRAHLNDLENIVPFLGIGLLYSLSGPDLSTAILHFRLFVGARIYHTIAYLIPLPQPNRALAFFLGYGVTLSMAYRLLRSRLYL